Part of the Sphaerochaeta associata genome is shown below.
ATCACTCTGATTGCAGCTGTGCAATCTATCGGATTGCTGTAACGCAGCAACAATATGAGGCATCGAGAAGGCTTGTCGAGGAGTTCATAAGGAACAAGGGGATGTACCGCTACAGCCTGCTCGGTCTCGTCGGCGTGCTTTTCAATATTCCCATCAAGCGGAGCGACCACTATTTCTGTTCACAATTCGTTGCAGAGGTTCTGATTAAAAGCGAGGTGGTTTCATCGTCTAAAGTTCCCCAGCTCATCACAACCGACGACCTGCGTGCTTTGGTGAAAAACGACTTGATGTACGAAGGCGTGGTGGAGCCTTCGCTCATAAGCCAAGCAATGAACCATGCAAAAGTTTCTTGAATTCGACATAATTCACCCACTTTCCATCGAGCTTCCTTCATCAGTATCTGCTACAGTACACATGCCATGATAAAAACACTGAATCATATAATCGAATTCATTGAAGTGCATCTGTGTGAGGACATCACCCTTGAGATGATCGCAAATGAAGCAGGAGTATCCGATTACCACTTCAGAAAGATCTTTTTCTTTCTCACCGGCGCCACCCTCAGCGAATACATCAGGATGCGGCGCTTGTCGGAAGCAGGTAAGGATCTTCTCTCGGGTATGAAGGTAACCGATGTCGCCTTCAAATACGGTTACGAATCCATCGACGGATTCACCCGATCCTTCAAGGCATGGAGCTCTACCCTGCCCTCGGATGTCTATAGAACCAAAACGTGTACGCTCTACCCCAAAGTGTCATTCAGCATATCAGTTTCAGGAGGAATCAACATGCAATACCGGATTGTAGAGAAGCCGGCCTTTCATCTTGCAGGAGTCACCAAGCGTGTCCCCATGCAGTTTGAAGGAGTGAACCAGGAAATTGTGAAACTCGCACAAAGCATCACAGAGAGGCAACGTGAGGAGCTGCATAGGATTCAAAACGTTGAACCGAAGAAGGTCGTGAATGCCTCCTATGAAGCTGATGCACGTTTTATGAAGGAGGAAGGAGAACTGACCCACCTTATCGGTGTTCTCACGACAGAGACACGTGCAGGGCAGCAGCTTGAAACCGTTGCAGTACCGGCCCTCACATGGGCTGTGTTTCCTTGTGAAGGACCGTTTCCCGGGACACTGCAACAGACAATGGCGGACATCTACGCCCAGTGGCTCCCTTCGTCCAAGTATGAGCTTGTCGATGCTCCAAATTTTTCTTGGACGACAATGGATGAAGAGAGAAGCGGATACGCAACCAGTGAGGTTTGGATTGCGGTCAAACCGCTGAATTGATCGCCCAAGTCCCACACAATGATTGAGGCCTGTGAGCAAATCTGGTACGATGCAATGCGGAGGATTCAATGAACAATTTGGCGGTCATTTCACTTGGAGGATCCATCATTGCACCGGATAAGGTGGACAGCGCCTTTCTCAGGCAGCTCAATGAGGCACTCAGAACATATTTACGTGAAGACAAGAGCAGGAAAATCATTTTGGTATGCGGAGGCGGAGCTCCCGCCAGGGTGTATCAGCAGGCGATGAGGGAAATCCAGGAGGATATCGACAGCGAGGAACTCGACTGGCTTGGTATCAGGGCGACCCACATCAACGGCCAGCTGGTCAAAGCAATGCTCAGTGATTTCTGTACTGACAACCTCATCATCGACCCGACCGGACATATTAATTTCCGGGGTCAGGTGTTGGTTGCCGCCGGGTGGAAGCCGGGCTTCTCAACCGACAACGACGCAGTCATCCTTGCAGAACGCTTTGAAGGCAAGCTCATCATCAATCTGAGTAATATAGCCAAGGTCTATACCGACGATCCCAAGAAGAATCCTGATGCAAAGCCTCTGGATTCCATCAGCTGGGCCGACTATAGAACGATGGTGGGTAATCAATGGACTCCCGGCAAAAGCACTCCTTTCGATCCAATTGCCAGCAAACGGGCTGAAAAAATGCAGATGAGAGTCGTGTGTGCCGATGGAAGGAACATCCAGAACACCATGGACATACTCTATGGTAGACCGTTTCTGGGTACCGTTATCGGAGACGGGAACGCGTAAGCGATAAGAAGTATGGCAGGGGCTTGGCAAAGTCCTGAGGGAAGGGGTTCTCCTGGGTAAAATCAGGTATCCAGGAGACGTTCTCGCCCAGTTCCTGCACAAAGCCATCCTCTATCCCCAACTCCTCCAATGCCGCAAGAAGAGCCTCATACTCATCTTCAGTGATTGGAGGGAAGGATGCATTGCCGAGGGGCGGTTCAAACTGAACCATCAATGAGAGATAGGCGTTCTCCTTCAATTCCCTGGAAAAATACTCAAGCACAGAGAAGCTGGCCGCCAAAGCGGTAGGGAAGACCAGATGGCGTACCAACAGCCCTTTCAGGCTTCCCTTCTCATCCACATAGGTGACAGGATGCTTTTGCTTGAGAAACTCCATGACAGGCAGAATATCATCAGCATACCGTCTCAGTCCGCAGAAAGTGGAGCTCACGTCGTGATCCAACGTTTTGACATCCACTAGGTAGACATCAACGTAGGGGTCGATCAGAGCCAAGCCCTCAAGAGACTCGAATCCCGAACTATTCCACACCACATCCAGTACAAGTCCCTTGGATCTGGCAAGCACCAATGCTTCGATGATCGAGGGGATGAAATGAGTGCCGGTGACCATATTCAGGTTGGTTGCACCCAACTCCTGCAAACCGAGCATGACCGAACAAAGCTCCTCGATGCTCAAGGTAATTCCCACCTCATTCTCATCGGTGGAAATCTGGTGATTCTGGCAATATGCACAATGGAGGGGACAGCCGCTGAAGAAAATCATGCCGGACCCGTTCTCGCCGGTGATCGGAGGTTCTTCGCCCTTATGCAGCCCGGCCCAGGCCACCCTCACTTCAGATGTCTGCCCGCATCGCCCCCTCTTATTCGCAAGTCGGTCGACATTGCATAGATTCGGGCAAAGTCTGCAGGTACGATATGCTTCCATCACCGATGCTTCCTTTCCACTCATTATTCCAGTGTAGCGAGAAGCTGATATTCTTGCATAGACTCTTTGGATGAGCCAAATATGTTTTGCTATTTTACTATACCTTATTCGGTATATTTATAATGCAGATATCAATCTTACATTGTATAGCTGTATTGAAACGCTTGACCCAACAGCACAAATTCATCACTCTTATCGCATGGCATTACGAGATTTCCTGAAACGTCCTTCTCTTGAGAATAAGGAGGAAGAACGGTACATCCTCTCCATTGATGGAGGCGGGATGCGTGGAATCGTACCCTCGGTACTGCTTGCAAAGCTTTCCTCGCTGCTCGAAGAAATGGGGGATAACCGCCCCCTCTATGCTCATTTTGATTTGATAGCGGGAACCTCAACGGGAGGACTCCTTGCCCTTGCCCTCAGCGCTCCGGTGGAAAAAACCAATTTGGTTGCCGATACGCGTTATATTTCCTACATCTTCAGGCAGGAGGAGCAGACCTTCTGGCAGCGATTGCGTAAGCAGCCTGGAAAGGAGAGCCTTTCAGGAACCCTTCCGTTCGGAGTGGATACCAAAACTCTTGAAACATTGTATCTCAAACACGGCAGGCAAATCTTTCCTAAAAACCAGGGAAGGATTTTCAGCCAGATATTCATAGATAAATACGATTGCGAGCCTCTGGAACGCTTTCTTCTGCAGACATTCAAGGATATTCCGCTCTCTGAAGCTGTGGTGCCGACCTTGGTGATGAGCTATGAAGCCTCCACCGGCAAGCCGTTTGTGCTCAGTTCGCATGACTCCCATGGCTTTCTCTTTCGTGAGGCGGCACGGGCAACCAGCGCCGCTCCGACCTTTTTCAGGCCGGCGTATCTATACGACCGACAAGAGATGTGCATGCAGACGCTCATTGACGGCGGTGTCGTGGCCAACAATCCTTCCCTGTATGCGTATACCGAAGCAAAACGGCTCTACCCGAATGCCAAGAAATTCCACATACTCTCCCTCTCCACTGCAAGCAGTGACTTCACCTTCACCGTCAGTGGTGCAGGTACCGGAGTAATAGGATGGATCGACCCTGCCAAAGGGGCTCCCATTCAGAAAATCTATGCCACTGCACAGATGCAGGTAGTCGACCATATCGCCCAAAAGATTCCCGACCTCTCGTATACCAGGATACACGGCACACTCGGCGAAGAGTACAAGCTTGACGCCACCAGCTCTTCCGCACTCGCCTCCATGAGCAAGGAAGCAGAGAGAATCTTTGGCGAACACGAAGAGAGCATTCGTACATTTGCCAAACTTCTGGCCGCCCGGTCATCGTTCGACCAACTCATCCTTGGACCCAAGGAGGTTGTACCGCAACAACGCCAGCTGCCTTCTTACATAGAGGAATCCGAACAGGACAACCCGGCACTTTCATCCTACTACTCCTTTCTTCAGCGCTACCAAATAGAAGAAACCACAACGCAAGAGGGAACCGTATGAGCACCCATCCCAAACAGATGGAGCTTGAGGCGGTCATGCGCAGACTGTGCGACGACTTGGACCACTACCTTGAGGACACGTACGGTGATCGCTACCCCTTGCATCCGAATCGACCGGCCAGGGGAAAGGCTGCAAGTGTCGCCTATGACGGACTCTTTTCCACCGGGACTCAATTCACCCTCGGATACGGCAGCGACCACGGCCGAGGTTACTTGGTCTCCGTGGAAATCCGCACCCTGTCAAAAGTACATGAGGAAGATCGAAAGGAGATTGAAACATCAGCGATCACCTATCTGCGCTCAATCATTCCCGCCTACTTTCCCAATCGAAACATCGAGGTGAAGAGGGACGGCAACGTTTACAAGCTTGTAGGGGATTTCTCCCTGGGCGCATCAAGCAACTGAACCAAACCGTTTTTCAGTCTTTCATTAGCCTGCCTAACAAAACGCTTGAACTCTTTGGGGCGATGGCCTCGGGAATCGTCGCTGATCACCCTCAGTATGGAACAAGGGATAATGCGCAGCCTGCATGCCATTGCAACACCAAAGCCTTCCATATCGCTTGCACCCAACCCCAATTCTTCAGTCAAGTAGGAATGCTCCTCACGATAGGAACGAAGCAGAAAACGATCGGCGGTGCCGAGAATCACCTGTTTGAAACCCGATAACGCGGGAGAAAAAAGCTCGATGGCCCCGTCAACCATCTGCGAATCACCGTCGAACGTCTGACCTCGCTTAAGGCCGAACGCCCGAAG
Proteins encoded:
- a CDS encoding AraC family transcriptional regulator, translating into MIKTLNHIIEFIEVHLCEDITLEMIANEAGVSDYHFRKIFFFLTGATLSEYIRMRRLSEAGKDLLSGMKVTDVAFKYGYESIDGFTRSFKAWSSTLPSDVYRTKTCTLYPKVSFSISVSGGINMQYRIVEKPAFHLAGVTKRVPMQFEGVNQEIVKLAQSITERQREELHRIQNVEPKKVVNASYEADARFMKEEGELTHLIGVLTTETRAGQQLETVAVPALTWAVFPCEGPFPGTLQQTMADIYAQWLPSSKYELVDAPNFSWTTMDEERSGYATSEVWIAVKPLN
- the pyrH gene encoding UMP kinase; protein product: MNNLAVISLGGSIIAPDKVDSAFLRQLNEALRTYLREDKSRKIILVCGGGAPARVYQQAMREIQEDIDSEELDWLGIRATHINGQLVKAMLSDFCTDNLIIDPTGHINFRGQVLVAAGWKPGFSTDNDAVILAERFEGKLIINLSNIAKVYTDDPKKNPDAKPLDSISWADYRTMVGNQWTPGKSTPFDPIASKRAEKMQMRVVCADGRNIQNTMDILYGRPFLGTVIGDGNA
- a CDS encoding radical SAM protein translates to MSGKEASVMEAYRTCRLCPNLCNVDRLANKRGRCGQTSEVRVAWAGLHKGEEPPITGENGSGMIFFSGCPLHCAYCQNHQISTDENEVGITLSIEELCSVMLGLQELGATNLNMVTGTHFIPSIIEALVLARSKGLVLDVVWNSSGFESLEGLALIDPYVDVYLVDVKTLDHDVSSTFCGLRRYADDILPVMEFLKQKHPVTYVDEKGSLKGLLVRHLVFPTALAASFSVLEYFSRELKENAYLSLMVQFEPPLGNASFPPITEDEYEALLAALEELGIEDGFVQELGENVSWIPDFTQENPFPQDFAKPLPYFLSLTRSRLR
- a CDS encoding patatin-like phospholipase family protein, coding for MALRDFLKRPSLENKEEERYILSIDGGGMRGIVPSVLLAKLSSLLEEMGDNRPLYAHFDLIAGTSTGGLLALALSAPVEKTNLVADTRYISYIFRQEEQTFWQRLRKQPGKESLSGTLPFGVDTKTLETLYLKHGRQIFPKNQGRIFSQIFIDKYDCEPLERFLLQTFKDIPLSEAVVPTLVMSYEASTGKPFVLSSHDSHGFLFREAARATSAAPTFFRPAYLYDRQEMCMQTLIDGGVVANNPSLYAYTEAKRLYPNAKKFHILSLSTASSDFTFTVSGAGTGVIGWIDPAKGAPIQKIYATAQMQVVDHIAQKIPDLSYTRIHGTLGEEYKLDATSSSALASMSKEAERIFGEHEESIRTFAKLLAARSSFDQLILGPKEVVPQQRQLPSYIEESEQDNPALSSYYSFLQRYQIEETTTQEGTV
- a CDS encoding 5'-methylthioadenosine/S-adenosylhomocysteine nucleosidase; amino-acid sequence: MQCEVLILAATKRELEGVLTKLYEPLQVAGRVVVGVCIGVGKVQSALAAIQAIDAYAPSFVVLLGYAGAIDASLEIGDGFVATQVVQYDLDLRAFGLKRGQTFDGDSQMVDGAIELFSPALSGFKQVILGTADRFLLRSYREEHSYLTEELGLGASDMEGFGVAMACRLRIIPCSILRVISDDSRGHRPKEFKRFVRQANERLKNGLVQLLDAPREKSPTSL